In a single window of the Pelagibacterium sp. 26DY04 genome:
- a CDS encoding anti-sigma factor: MTRPETDPPTEDDLNAYADGRLDADREALVRAYLLDHPELAQEIESWRANEAALFDTLADYGFATAADIPERSSSRRWLANWPAIAAALLIAFGLGSGAGYAARGVLMQPGSEAQWLDVAARDVFLTYVREVRHPVEVGAAERDHLVTWLGNRIEKPFTAPSLADLGFELVGGRLLPLGGRPGAMLMYENPQGDRATILLARNAGARDTAFQFSAEDGVNTFRWVDGPIAYAISGFLDRGDLEDISRAVYAHFETI, encoded by the coding sequence ATGACCAGACCCGAGACCGACCCTCCCACCGAAGACGATCTCAACGCCTATGCCGATGGCCGGCTGGACGCGGATCGGGAGGCGTTGGTGCGGGCCTATCTCCTCGACCATCCCGAGCTGGCGCAGGAGATCGAGAGCTGGCGCGCCAACGAAGCGGCGCTTTTCGATACTCTCGCCGATTATGGCTTCGCGACAGCGGCCGATATTCCCGAGCGTTCCTCCTCACGCCGATGGCTTGCCAATTGGCCGGCGATCGCCGCCGCATTGCTTATTGCCTTTGGGCTCGGGAGCGGCGCGGGCTATGCCGCGCGCGGCGTGTTGATGCAGCCCGGTTCTGAAGCGCAATGGCTTGACGTGGCGGCGCGGGATGTCTTTCTCACCTATGTGCGCGAGGTCCGCCATCCGGTCGAAGTCGGCGCGGCCGAGCGCGATCATCTGGTCACCTGGCTGGGCAACCGCATCGAGAAACCCTTTACCGCCCCCAGCCTTGCCGATCTGGGCTTCGAATTGGTGGGCGGGCGGCTGCTGCCGCTGGGCGGACGTCCCGGCGCCATGCTGATGTATGAGAACCCGCAAGGGGATCGGGCCACCATTCTTCTGGCGCGCAATGCGGGCGCGCGGGACACGGCCTTCCAGTTTTCAGCCGAGGATGGGGTCAACACCTTCCGCTGGGTGGACGGGCCGATCGCCTATGCCATTTCGGGTTTTCTCGACCGCGGCGATCTCGAAGACATCTCGCGCGCGGTTTACGCTCATTTCGAAACCATCTAA
- the rpsP gene encoding 30S ribosomal protein S16, whose protein sequence is MAIKIRLARAGSKKRPYYHVVVADARSPRDGRVIERIGSYNPMLEKGDEKRVVIDTDRATHWLKNGAQPTDRVERFLDAAGLLKREARNNPNKGKPGAKALERAEEKRAAEEAAKEAAAAPAEEAPAEEAPAE, encoded by the coding sequence ATGGCTATCAAGATCCGCCTGGCTCGCGCCGGCTCCAAGAAGCGCCCCTACTACCACGTCGTCGTTGCCGATGCCCGTTCGCCGCGCGATGGCCGCGTGATCGAGCGTATCGGTTCGTACAATCCGATGCTCGAAAAGGGCGACGAAAAGCGCGTGGTGATCGATACCGATCGCGCCACCCACTGGCTCAAGAACGGCGCGCAGCCGACCGACCGCGTGGAACGCTTCCTCGATGCCGCCGGCCTTCTGAAGCGCGAAGCGCGCAACAACCCCAACAAGGGCAAGCCCGGCGCCAAGGCGCTTGAGCGCGCCGAAGAAAAGCGCGCCGCCGAAGAAGCCGCCAAGGAAGCCGCAGCTGCTCCGGCCGAAGAAGCCCCGGCTGAAGAAGCTCCCGCCGAGTAA
- a CDS encoding RNA polymerase sigma factor translates to MREALLTHLPALRRYAHGLTGNREEAEDLFQATVLRAIENEKQWRGENGRAWLYTIMTNLNRNRLRGRARQPALHAIADESELADETSAPDPLLQNTLMRALDTLQPEARAVLLLVAIEGRAYAEVAAILDIPIGTVMSRLSRARRQLSELLAHHSIHSLANR, encoded by the coding sequence ATGCGAGAGGCGCTTTTAACCCATCTGCCGGCGCTCAGGCGCTATGCACACGGGCTGACGGGAAACCGGGAGGAGGCCGAAGACCTTTTCCAGGCCACGGTGCTGCGTGCCATAGAGAACGAAAAGCAGTGGCGCGGCGAGAACGGACGCGCCTGGCTCTATACGATCATGACCAATCTCAACCGCAACAGATTGCGGGGCCGGGCGCGCCAGCCGGCGCTCCATGCGATCGCCGATGAGAGCGAACTCGCCGACGAGACGAGCGCCCCCGATCCGCTGTTGCAGAACACGCTGATGCGCGCTCTCGATACGCTCCAGCCCGAAGCCCGTGCGGTGCTGCTGCTCGTCGCCATCGAAGGGCGCGCCTATGCCGAGGTGGCGGCGATCCTCGATATTCCGATCGGCACCGTCATGTCCCGGCTTTCGCGCGCCAGGCGGCAATTGAGCGAATTGCTGGCCCATCATTCCATCCACTCACTCGCCAATCGATGA
- the ffh gene encoding signal recognition particle protein, translated as MFESLSDRLGKIFSGITGRGALSEADVQAALREVRRALIEADVSLEVVRAFTEQVGQRAVGAEVTRSVKPGQQVIKIVHDELVAVLGEEAVPISLNAPAPVPILMVGLQGSGKTTTTGKIAKRLKDKQNKRVLLASLDTRRPAAMEQLKTLGGQIGVDVLEIIPGQSAVEIAKRAISSAKTGGYDVVMLDTAGRTHIDEELMEETAEIKRVSNPHEILLVADSLTGQDAVNLARSFDQRVDVTGIVLTRVDGDGRGGAALSMRAATGKPIKLIGVGEKMDALEDFHPKRIADRILGMGDIVSLVEKAAATVSAEDAQKMAKKMKKGQFDLDDLKGQLEQMKKMGGMASLMKMMPGMGQMAKNLPEGKMGDKMFDRQIAIIQSMTKKEREKPDLLNASRRKRIAAGAGVEVSEINKLIKMHRQMADMMKKVSRGGAGGLANMFGGMGKKMMGGMPDMDPAQIEQMAKQMGGDPSKLPDDFSKLVKQGGGGGLPGLPGLGGSSFPGLPGLPGKKK; from the coding sequence ATGTTTGAAAGCCTGTCAGACCGCTTGGGCAAGATCTTTTCCGGGATCACCGGGAGAGGTGCGCTCAGCGAAGCCGATGTGCAAGCCGCGCTGCGTGAAGTTCGCCGCGCGCTGATCGAGGCCGACGTTTCGCTCGAAGTGGTGCGGGCCTTTACCGAGCAGGTGGGCCAGCGCGCCGTGGGCGCGGAAGTCACCCGTTCGGTCAAGCCCGGCCAGCAGGTGATCAAGATCGTCCATGACGAACTTGTCGCCGTCTTGGGCGAAGAGGCGGTGCCGATTTCGCTCAATGCGCCCGCTCCGGTGCCGATCCTGATGGTCGGCCTGCAGGGCTCGGGCAAGACCACGACCACCGGCAAGATCGCCAAGCGGCTGAAAGACAAGCAGAACAAGCGCGTCCTGCTCGCCTCCCTCGATACGCGCCGCCCGGCGGCTATGGAGCAATTGAAGACGCTGGGTGGCCAGATCGGGGTCGATGTTCTCGAAATTATCCCCGGCCAATCGGCGGTCGAGATCGCCAAACGCGCCATTTCGAGCGCGAAAACCGGCGGCTACGACGTGGTGATGCTCGATACCGCGGGCCGCACCCATATCGACGAAGAATTGATGGAAGAGACCGCCGAGATCAAGCGCGTCTCCAATCCGCATGAAATCCTGCTCGTCGCAGACAGCCTCACCGGTCAGGATGCCGTCAATCTGGCCCGCTCGTTCGACCAGCGCGTCGATGTCACCGGTATCGTCCTCACCCGCGTGGATGGTGACGGGCGCGGCGGCGCGGCGCTCTCGATGCGGGCTGCGACCGGCAAGCCGATCAAGCTGATCGGTGTCGGCGAAAAGATGGATGCGCTTGAAGATTTCCATCCCAAGCGCATCGCCGACCGGATCCTGGGCATGGGCGACATCGTCTCGCTGGTGGAAAAAGCCGCCGCGACGGTTTCGGCCGAAGATGCCCAGAAGATGGCCAAGAAGATGAAGAAGGGTCAGTTCGACCTGGACGATCTCAAAGGCCAGCTCGAGCAGATGAAGAAGATGGGCGGCATGGCCTCGCTCATGAAGATGATGCCGGGCATGGGCCAGATGGCCAAGAACCTGCCCGAGGGCAAGATGGGCGACAAGATGTTCGATCGTCAGATCGCCATCATCCAGTCGATGACCAAAAAGGAACGGGAAAAGCCCGATCTTTTGAACGCCTCGCGCCGCAAGCGCATCGCTGCCGGCGCCGGGGTGGAAGTGTCGGAAATCAACAAGCTCATCAAGATGCACCGCCAGATGGCGGACATGATGAAAAAGGTTTCCCGCGGCGGTGCCGGCGGGCTGGCCAACATGTTCGGCGGCATGGGCAAGAAAATGATGGGCGGCATGCCCGACATGGACCCGGCCCAGATCGAGCAGATGGCAAAGCAGATGGGAGGCGATCCCTCCAAGCTGCCCGATGATTTTTCCAAACTCGTCAAGCAGGGGGGCGGAGGCGGATTGCCCGGCCTTCCCGGCCTTGGCGGTTCGAGTTTCCCGGGGCTCCCGGGACTGCCCGGAAAAAAGAAGTAA
- the mtaB gene encoding tRNA (N(6)-L-threonylcarbamoyladenosine(37)-C(2))-methylthiotransferase MtaB: protein MSIETIIFGCRLNAYESEVMKAEAAKSGLTDAIIVNTCAVTAEAVRQAKQTIRKARRDNPEARIIVTGCAAQTQARDFGDMAEVDLVIGNNDKLKAESYQPIAFGVPLNDKVQVNDIMSVTETAGHLIDGLDGRARAFVQVQNGCDHRCTFCIIPYGRGPSRSVPMGVVVDQIKRLCDNGYAEIVLTGVDITSYGGDLPGAPTLGKLTQAILKHVPALPRLRISSIDSIEADPALYEAVSDPRLMPHLHLSLQSGDDLILKRMKRRHSRADALDIVEKLRGLRPDMVFGADIIAGFPTETDEMFENTYRFVFEADLTYLHVFPYSPREGTPAARMPQVAKRVARERAARLRALGEEQFAKLCASRIGRRENVLIEREGMGRTEQFVPVQLSAGKPGEIISTSISGTDAAGLVGEPERQAA, encoded by the coding sequence ATGAGCATCGAAACCATCATCTTCGGGTGCCGGCTCAACGCCTATGAATCGGAGGTCATGAAGGCCGAGGCGGCAAAGTCGGGGCTGACCGACGCCATCATCGTCAACACCTGCGCGGTGACCGCCGAGGCGGTGCGGCAGGCCAAGCAGACCATCAGAAAGGCCCGCCGCGACAACCCGGAGGCCAGGATTATCGTCACCGGCTGCGCCGCGCAGACCCAGGCGCGCGATTTCGGCGACATGGCCGAAGTGGACCTGGTGATCGGCAACAACGACAAGCTCAAAGCCGAGAGCTACCAGCCCATCGCCTTCGGGGTGCCCCTCAACGACAAGGTGCAGGTCAACGACATCATGAGCGTGACCGAAACCGCCGGCCACCTGATCGATGGGCTGGACGGCCGGGCCCGCGCTTTCGTCCAGGTCCAGAACGGCTGCGATCACCGCTGCACCTTTTGTATCATCCCCTATGGGCGCGGCCCGTCGCGCTCGGTGCCCATGGGCGTGGTCGTCGACCAGATCAAGCGGCTCTGCGACAACGGCTATGCCGAAATCGTGCTGACCGGCGTGGACATCACCTCTTATGGCGGCGATCTGCCCGGCGCGCCGACGCTCGGCAAGCTCACCCAGGCGATTTTGAAGCACGTCCCCGCCCTGCCCCGCCTGCGCATCTCCTCGATCGATTCCATAGAAGCCGATCCGGCGCTCTATGAGGCCGTGAGCGATCCCCGCCTGATGCCGCATTTGCATCTGTCGCTGCAATCGGGCGACGACTTGATTTTAAAGCGCATGAAGCGCCGCCATTCGCGCGCCGACGCGCTCGACATCGTCGAAAAGCTGCGCGGCTTGCGCCCCGACATGGTGTTCGGCGCCGATATCATCGCCGGTTTCCCGACCGAAACCGACGAGATGTTCGAAAACACTTATCGCTTCGTTTTCGAAGCCGATCTCACCTATCTGCATGTCTTCCCCTATTCGCCGCGCGAGGGCACCCCGGCGGCGCGCATGCCCCAGGTCGCAAAGCGGGTGGCGCGCGAGCGCGCCGCGCGGCTGCGCGCCCTGGGCGAAGAACAGTTCGCAAAGCTTTGCGCCTCGCGCATCGGACGGCGCGAAAACGTGCTGATCGAGCGCGAAGGCATGGGCCGCACGGAACAGTTCGTGCCCGTACAGCTTTCCGCGGGTAAGCCCGGCGAGATCATTTCCACTTCGATCAGCGGCACCGATGCGGCCGGGCTCGTCGGAGAGCCCGAAAGGCAAGCAGCATGA
- the trmD gene encoding tRNA (guanosine(37)-N1)-methyltransferase TrmD produces MSFRASVITLFPDLFPGPLGASVIGRGIENGAWSLDTHFLRNYAADKHRTVDDTPSGGGAGMVLRADILGAALDDVAPSEDPRPKILMSPRGKPLTQKRVRELAAGPGAVIVCGRFEGVDQRVIEARELEEISIGDYVLAGGEVAAMVLLEAVVRLLPGVLGAAESHADESFENGLLEYPQYTRPQVFEGREIPAVLTSGDHGRIEKWRREQSEALTRERRPDLWARMVEKP; encoded by the coding sequence ATGAGTTTCCGCGCTTCGGTCATAACGCTGTTCCCCGATCTGTTTCCCGGACCGCTCGGCGCTTCGGTGATCGGACGGGGAATCGAGAATGGCGCCTGGTCGCTCGATACTCATTTCCTGCGCAATTACGCCGCCGACAAGCATCGCACCGTCGATGACACACCGTCCGGCGGCGGAGCGGGCATGGTCCTGCGCGCCGACATCCTCGGCGCTGCGCTTGATGATGTAGCGCCGTCCGAAGACCCGAGGCCTAAAATCCTCATGAGCCCCAGAGGGAAGCCGCTGACCCAGAAGCGGGTGCGCGAGCTTGCGGCCGGGCCGGGAGCGGTGATCGTCTGCGGGCGGTTCGAGGGCGTGGACCAGCGGGTGATCGAAGCGCGCGAGCTCGAAGAAATCTCCATCGGCGATTATGTCCTGGCAGGCGGCGAAGTGGCCGCAATGGTGCTGCTCGAAGCGGTTGTACGGCTGTTGCCGGGGGTGCTCGGAGCCGCCGAGAGTCATGCGGACGAGAGTTTTGAGAACGGGCTGCTCGAATATCCGCAATATACAAGGCCGCAGGTTTTCGAAGGCCGCGAAATTCCTGCGGTCCTCACCTCGGGCGATCACGGCCGGATCGAGAAATGGCGGCGCGAGCAGTCCGAAGCGCTGACGCGCGAGCGCCGGCCCGATCTTTGGGCCCGCATGGTCGAGAAGCCCTAG
- a CDS encoding protein adenylyltransferase SelO family protein, with product MKDGDVISRFKGATVHARLGDAFYDIVSPADFPKTILRHRNRRWAERMGLGGLTQEQWISHFARFQPLRGSFEAPLALRYHGHQFQGYNPDLGDGRGFLFAQAYDPNDGKLLDFGTKGSGTTPWSRGGDGRLTLKGGVREVLATTMLEALGVETSKSFSLIETGEALYRGDEPSPTRSSVLVRLSHSHIRIGTFQRLDYLGDHAGMARLVDHAIAHYYPNLGDLPVDDRVPGLLGAVAESVARVGAQWIGAGFVHGVINTDNTNITGESFDYGPWRFLPRYDPLFTAAYFDETGLYAFGRQPDALAWNMTRLAECLVPLSSVEKLEPQLNRFWPAFQRSLAQVVVKRLGVVSRGATADSQLLSAFFSFMEAERPAYEQVFFDWRGGMASEKRAGDSPEASSYGSESFAALRALLDDYETAPDANLDHPYFSRSRPRTMLIEEVEAIWVPIAQNDDWSLLEAALAEIEDMGRAYGIESFTIN from the coding sequence ATGAAGGATGGCGATGTGATCTCCCGGTTCAAAGGCGCAACGGTTCACGCCCGCCTAGGCGATGCGTTTTACGATATCGTTTCCCCGGCCGACTTCCCCAAGACAATTCTGCGCCACCGCAACCGGCGATGGGCCGAACGCATGGGACTTGGTGGGCTGACGCAGGAGCAATGGATTTCCCATTTCGCCCGGTTCCAGCCGCTCCGGGGCAGCTTCGAGGCGCCGCTGGCGCTGCGCTATCACGGGCATCAGTTTCAGGGCTACAATCCCGATCTGGGCGATGGGCGCGGCTTTCTCTTTGCCCAGGCCTACGATCCCAATGATGGCAAGCTGCTCGATTTCGGCACCAAGGGTTCGGGCACGACGCCGTGGTCGCGGGGAGGGGACGGGCGGCTGACGCTCAAGGGCGGCGTTCGGGAAGTGCTGGCGACCACAATGCTCGAGGCGCTGGGTGTCGAGACGTCCAAGAGCTTTTCCCTGATCGAGACCGGCGAGGCGCTCTATCGCGGCGATGAGCCATCGCCAACGCGCTCCTCGGTTCTGGTGCGGCTCTCCCATTCCCATATCCGCATCGGAACCTTCCAGCGTCTCGACTATCTGGGAGATCACGCGGGGATGGCGCGGCTCGTCGACCATGCGATCGCTCACTATTATCCCAACCTCGGTGATCTGCCGGTCGATGATCGCGTGCCCGGCCTGCTCGGCGCCGTGGCCGAAAGCGTGGCGCGGGTAGGAGCGCAATGGATCGGGGCGGGGTTCGTCCACGGGGTGATCAATACCGACAACACCAACATCACCGGCGAAAGCTTCGATTACGGTCCGTGGCGGTTTCTTCCGCGCTATGATCCATTGTTCACGGCAGCCTATTTCGACGAAACCGGGCTTTATGCCTTCGGGCGCCAGCCCGATGCGCTTGCGTGGAACATGACGCGGCTGGCCGAATGCCTGGTGCCGCTTTCGAGCGTCGAAAAGCTCGAACCCCAACTCAACCGCTTCTGGCCGGCCTTTCAACGATCCCTGGCGCAGGTCGTGGTCAAAAGGCTTGGCGTGGTTTCACGCGGTGCAACGGCTGATAGCCAGCTTCTTTCCGCCTTTTTCTCCTTCATGGAGGCCGAGCGGCCGGCCTATGAGCAGGTGTTTTTCGATTGGCGCGGCGGGATGGCCTCGGAAAAGCGCGCCGGAGACAGCCCGGAGGCGTCGAGTTATGGCAGCGAGAGTTTTGCGGCGCTCAGAGCATTGCTCGATGACTATGAAACCGCACCCGACGCCAATCTCGATCACCCCTATTTCAGCCGATCGCGGCCAAGGACCATGCTGATCGAAGAGGTCGAGGCGATCTGGGTACCGATCGCCCAGAATGATGATTGGTCGCTATTGGAGGCAGCTCTGGCCGAAATCGAGGACATGGGCCGCGCCTACGGGATCGAAAGTTTCACCATCAATTGA
- the rimM gene encoding ribosome maturation factor RimM (Essential for efficient processing of 16S rRNA) — MAGPNQPDTRILMGRIGAAHGIKGEVRITAFTEDPLAIADYDPLQTDRKGLSVSIAKARVAKNVVIATLKGVTDRNEAEKLNGVSLYVNREQLEAPDEDEFYHADLIGLEVRHGDGTVLGTISTIENFGSDDLLDVRLAGTRKSVYLPFTKAVVPELHISEGYVVAVPPEGWLEDAPRDPEDRDPDEAQ, encoded by the coding sequence GTGGCCGGGCCAAACCAGCCTGACACCCGCATTCTCATGGGCCGCATCGGTGCGGCCCATGGGATCAAGGGGGAGGTGCGCATAACAGCGTTCACCGAAGACCCCTTGGCTATTGCCGACTATGATCCGCTTCAAACCGACCGCAAGGGCCTTTCGGTTTCCATCGCCAAGGCGCGGGTCGCCAAGAACGTGGTGATCGCCACGCTCAAGGGGGTAACCGACCGCAACGAGGCCGAAAAGCTCAATGGCGTCTCGCTCTATGTGAATCGCGAGCAGCTCGAGGCGCCCGACGAAGACGAATTCTACCATGCCGACCTGATCGGGCTCGAGGTGCGCCACGGCGACGGGACCGTGCTGGGCACCATTTCGACGATCGAGAATTTCGGCTCCGACGACCTTTTGGACGTGCGGCTGGCGGGCACGCGGAAATCGGTTTACCTTCCCTTTACCAAGGCCGTGGTGCCCGAACTCCATATTTCCGAGGGCTATGTCGTCGCCGTTCCGCCCGAGGGCTGGCTCGAAGATGCCCCGCGCGATCCGGAGGATCGTGATCCGGACGAAGCGCAATGA
- a CDS encoding DUF1223 domain-containing protein produces the protein MIVRPFRLLAAMPLLVAAPAGAVEIRDNAETVVELFTSQGCSRCPDADELLSDLGMRDDVVALGYHIDYWDYIGWQDTFALPANTELQKAYAESWGKMRIYTPQMVINGQTAVVGSDAAEAERAIEEAVSPLSVSLRANGEQSITFEAPADASLPPAVVWVVTYRDSAEVAIERGENSGRALAYTHIVTGRQAIGMWDPEEGAEIVIPLEEILGTHSDGAAVIVQEKNGQLPGRILGASAFYR, from the coding sequence ATGATCGTCCGACCTTTCCGCCTTCTCGCCGCCATGCCGCTCCTTGTCGCCGCTCCAGCCGGTGCCGTGGAGATTCGCGACAATGCGGAAACCGTGGTCGAGCTGTTCACCAGCCAGGGCTGCTCGCGTTGTCCTGACGCCGATGAGCTGCTTTCTGACCTCGGCATGCGCGACGACGTGGTCGCCCTGGGCTATCATATCGATTATTGGGATTATATCGGCTGGCAGGACACCTTCGCGCTGCCCGCCAACACCGAATTGCAGAAGGCCTATGCTGAAAGCTGGGGCAAGATGCGCATCTATACCCCGCAAATGGTGATCAACGGACAGACGGCGGTGGTGGGTTCGGACGCCGCCGAAGCCGAGCGGGCCATCGAAGAAGCCGTCTCGCCGCTTTCGGTGTCGTTGCGCGCCAATGGGGAACAATCCATCACCTTTGAAGCGCCCGCCGATGCATCATTGCCTCCTGCCGTGGTCTGGGTCGTCACTTATCGCGACAGCGCGGAAGTGGCGATCGAGCGGGGCGAGAATTCGGGCCGGGCGCTGGCCTATACCCATATCGTGACGGGACGGCAGGCGATCGGCATGTGGGATCCCGAAGAGGGCGCCGAGATCGTCATTCCGCTCGAAGAAATCCTGGGCACCCATTCGGATGGCGCCGCGGTGATCGTACAGGAGAAGAACGGTCAATTGCCCGGCCGCATACTGGGCGCCTCGGCGTTTTACCGTTAG
- the rplS gene encoding 50S ribosomal protein L19 has product MNIIQQLEKEQLDALVAKRAIPEFSHGDTVKVWVKIREGEKERLQAYEGVVIARSGGGLMESFTVRKISYGEGVERVFPIHSPMIDRIEVLKRGKVRRAKLYYLRDRRGKAARIFESTNARTKRIEADERQAAADARAAREAEKIAAAEALAAEMAAQEAAEKKAAEEAAAAEAAAAADAAPAEENKSE; this is encoded by the coding sequence ATGAACATCATTCAGCAGCTCGAAAAAGAGCAGCTCGATGCGCTCGTTGCAAAACGTGCCATCCCCGAATTTTCCCATGGCGACACCGTCAAGGTGTGGGTCAAGATCCGCGAAGGCGAAAAGGAACGTCTCCAGGCCTATGAAGGCGTGGTGATCGCCCGTTCCGGCGGTGGGCTGATGGAAAGCTTCACCGTGCGCAAGATCTCCTATGGCGAAGGCGTGGAGCGCGTGTTCCCCATCCACTCGCCGATGATCGACCGCATCGAGGTTTTGAAGCGCGGTAAGGTCCGTCGCGCCAAGCTCTACTATCTGCGCGATCGTCGCGGCAAGGCGGCCCGTATTTTCGAATCCACCAACGCCCGCACCAAGCGCATCGAGGCCGATGAGCGCCAGGCCGCTGCCGACGCCCGCGCCGCCCGCGAAGCCGAAAAGATCGCCGCTGCCGAGGCCCTAGCCGCCGAAATGGCCGCTCAGGAAGCCGCCGAAAAGAAGGCTGCCGAAGAGGCCGCCGCTGCGGAAGCCGCAGCCGCTGCCGATGCAGCGCCTGCCGAAGAGAACAAGAGCGAATAA
- the dapF gene encoding diaminopimelate epimerase, whose protein sequence is MTAPLPYLKMNGLGNDFVVLDARDKKIALSRQEVIGISDRAKGIGCDQLIIMENDGTQGVDVFMRIYNAEGGEVAACGNATRCIAALVAGETGKDAVTIRTNAGIIATRIDGDLVTADMGAPRFAWDQIPLAEPFADTTGIELQVGPIDAPVLHTPSVVNVGNPHAIFWVDDLEAHDLAKFGPMLENHPLFPERANITIAQVLSDESIKIKVWERGAGLTLACGTAACATAVAAARKGLTGRKVTIELPGGPLDIEWRASDDHILMTGPWTLDGEGVVPAALLGENAA, encoded by the coding sequence ATGACCGCGCCGCTGCCCTATCTCAAGATGAATGGCCTTGGAAACGACTTCGTCGTCCTTGATGCGCGAGACAAGAAAATTGCCCTGTCGCGCCAAGAGGTTATCGGCATTTCCGACCGGGCAAAGGGCATTGGCTGCGACCAGCTCATCATCATGGAAAATGACGGCACCCAAGGCGTCGACGTCTTCATGCGCATCTACAATGCCGAGGGCGGCGAGGTCGCCGCCTGCGGCAACGCCACGCGCTGTATCGCCGCCTTGGTGGCCGGAGAAACCGGCAAGGATGCAGTCACCATCCGCACCAATGCCGGCATCATAGCGACCCGCATCGATGGCGATCTCGTTACCGCCGATATGGGCGCCCCCCGTTTCGCCTGGGACCAGATCCCGCTCGCCGAGCCCTTCGCCGACACCACGGGGATCGAGCTGCAGGTCGGGCCGATCGATGCGCCGGTGCTGCATACCCCTTCGGTGGTCAATGTCGGCAACCCGCACGCAATCTTCTGGGTCGATGATCTTGAGGCCCACGACCTTGCCAAGTTCGGCCCCATGCTGGAAAACCATCCCCTCTTTCCCGAACGCGCCAACATCACCATCGCCCAGGTGCTTTCGGATGAGAGCATCAAGATCAAGGTCTGGGAGCGCGGCGCCGGGCTGACGCTGGCCTGCGGCACCGCTGCCTGCGCCACCGCCGTCGCAGCCGCGCGCAAGGGGCTGACCGGGCGCAAGGTCACGATCGAACTTCCCGGCGGCCCGCTCGATATCGAATGGCGCGCTTCGGACGATCATATCCTCATGACCGGGCCCTGGACCCTCGACGGCGAGGGCGTGGTTCCAGCCGCTCTCCTTGGAGAGAACGCCGCATGA